In Pochonia chlamydosporia 170 chromosome 3, whole genome shotgun sequence, the following are encoded in one genomic region:
- a CDS encoding lipase/thioesterase (similar to Metarhizium robertsii ARSEF 23 XP_007823922.1): MQATTNVKLSILGMLDLFPALASIVAVGVLSVLTGLFRSQRDAPSLHLHIAYAILRKATTRLTPLQLQLISPLTDVVYKQYARSAKFKPETVDLGAGAHGHWIGNKNAKNVLIWYHGGGFCLPANMGYFKFLESLVASSQKSNQDLAVFVLTYTLAPGAAYPTQLTQAVAALRYIVNNTGRKPSQVLIGGDSAGGNLVMGVLSHLAHGHPAIPKLELSEPLAGAVGIAPWTLIGEDHGDREIYSGGDLITPAVDKPWSSAFLGGSDKDYFTSASTAPKSWLAAFPVKRVLILGGGNEILLPAIEDLAEKLQDALPNVELFIGHREGHVAPVYNLYVGDNTETLQGKKVKAWLREIL, from the exons ATGCAGGCGACGACGAATGTAAAGCTGTCCATCTTGGGCATGCTCGATCTGTTCCCTGCCCTCGCCTCTATTGTTGCAGTGGGAGTCTTATCTGTCTTGACCGGACTGTTTCGCAGCCAACGAGACGCGCCTAGCCTTCACCTTCACATTGCGTATGCCATCTTGAGAAAGGCCACGACAAGACTGACTCCCCTTCAACTGCA ACTAATCTCCCCTTTGACCGACGTCGTGTACAAGCAATACGCACGCTCCGCCAAGTTTAAGCCCGAGACTGTAGACCTTGGTGCTGGAGCCCACGGTCACTGGATTGGAAATAAGAACGCCAAAAATGTCTTGATTTGGTACCATG GCGGCGGCTTTTGTCTCCCTGCAAACATGGGATACTTCAAGTTCCTCGAGAGCCTCGTTGCTTCGTCTCAAAAGTCTAATCAAGACTTGgccgtctttgtcttgaccTACACATTGGCGCCAGGCGCGGCGTACCCTACCCAGCTCACGCAAGCAGTGGCAGCACTACGGTACATAGTGAACAACACGGGCCGAAAGCCGTCTCAGGTGCTCATCGGAGGTGATTCTGCCGGAGGAAACCTGGTCATGGGGGTTTTGTCCCACCTCGCCCATGGACATCCGGCCATCCCCAAGCTCGAGTTGAGCGAGCCGCTGGCGGGAGCTGTGGGCATCGCGCCGTGGACACTAATCGGTGAAGACCATGGTGATCGGGAGATATACTCTGGCGGCGATTTGATCACCCCGGCGGTAGACAAGCCTTGGTCGAGCGCATTCCTCGGAGGCTCAGACAAGGACTATTTTACAAGCGCCTCGACGGCACCGAAGAGTTGGCTTGCTGCGTTCCCAGTCAAGAGAGTACTAATTCTTGGCGGAGGAAACGAGATTTTGCTGCCTGCAATTGAAGATTTGGCAGAGAAGCTCCAG GATGCCCTCCCCAATGTGGAGTTGTTCATCGGCCACCGTGAAGGCCATGTCGCTCCGGTATATAACCTCTACGTTGGTGACAATACAGAAACGCTGCAGggcaaaaaggtcaaggcgTGGTTGAGGGAAATATTATAG
- a CDS encoding cyclopropane-fatty-acyl-phospholipid synthase (similar to Coccidioides immitis RS XP_001240390.1), whose amino-acid sequence MKSKPDLEGDISYIKTPKAAPSAFEQVDCGVPITNSPAIHNAPLPAEGAGNESFSNIVLGVLLLGVPYLMSRFIGGGLKTTIFFAILTLFPILIAYWTYTSNFSPRINENVKLPGRPIESYVTFKDAADQAKWSGTNKVPIQTFSEMYIDGKADFKGDVLDILEYRHDWSKFSFTKDLFKFILFTFGPDVLFHTKDQDMEQIRPNYDSGNDHYAWFLGPRMIYTSGIISDTTREETLEELQDNKMAIVCEKLELKEGETLLDIGSGWGTLAKFASVNYGAKVTGITIAENGAAWGNDVLRNAGVPEEQSRILCMDYRDAPKQKYNKISQLEMGEHVGVRKLTTFFRQCYEMLEDDGAMYVQLSGLRQAWQYEDFIWGLFLNKYIFRGADASTPLWNYVRSLESAGFEVKSVDTVGVHYSATLWRWYRNWVGNADTITAKYGQRWYRIWELFLAWSVIASRQGSATCFQILVVKNLNSVHRINGVGSQHGLSGALAASRAAGKASLPK is encoded by the exons ATGAAGAGCAAGCCCGACCTGGAGGGAGACATCTCCTACATCAAGACGCCCAAGGCTGCACCATCGGCCTTTGAGCAGGTGGATTGCGGCGTCCCCATCACGAAT TCACCGGCCATTCACAATGCTCCGCTGCCGGCTGAAGGTGCTGGAAATGAGAGCTTTTCCAACATTGTGCTTGGTGTCCTCTTGTTGGGCGTGCCATACCTGATGAGCCGCTtcatcggcggcggcctcAAGACCACCATCTTTTTTGCCATTCTTACGCTCTTCCCCATCCTCATCGCCTACTGGACCTACACATCCAATTTTAGCCCGCGCATCAATGAGAATGTCAAGTTGCCTGGCCGCCCCATTGAGTCGTATGTGACCTTCAAGGACGCGGCCGACCAGGCCAAATGGAGCGGCACCAACAAGGTGCCAATCCAGACATTTTCTGAAATGTacattgacggcaaggcCGATTTCAAGGGAGACGTCCTGGACATCCTCGAGTACCGTCACGACTGGTCCAAGTTTAGCTTTACCAAGGACCTCTTCAAGTTCATTCTGTTTACGTTTGGCCCCGACGTCCTCTTCCACACAAAGGAccaggacatggagcaaatcCGCCCCAACTACGATTCCGGAAACGACCACTACGCCTGGTTCCTCGGCCCTCGCATGATTTACACCAGCGGCATCATCTCCGACACCACCCGTGAGGAGACTTTGGAGGAGCTCCAGGacaacaaaatggccatTGTGTGCGAGAAGCTTGAGCTCAAGGAGGGCGAGACCCTCTTGGACATTGGATCGGGCTGGGGCACGCTCGCCAAGTTTGCCAGCGTAAACTACGGAGCCAAGGTCACCGGCATCACCATTGCTGAGAACGGAGCCGCTTGGGGCAACGATGTCCTTCGAAATGCCGGCGTGCCCGAGGAGCAGAGCAGGATTCTGTGCATGGATTACCGTGATGCGCCAAAGCAAAAGTACAACAAGATTTCTCAGCTCGAAATGGGTGAGCATGTCGGCGTTCGAAAGCTCACCACCTTTTTCCGACAGTGCTACGAAATGCTCGAAGATGACGGCGCCATGTACGTCCAACTCTCTGGTCTTCGACAGGCCTGGCAGTATGAAGACTTCATCTGGGGTCTGTTCCTCAACAAGTACATCTTCCGCGGCGCCGATGCCTCGACTCCTCTTTGGAACTACGTCCGGTCCCTGGAGAGCGCAGGCTTCGAGGTCAAGAG CGTGGATACAGTCGGCGTGCACTACTCTGCCACTCTTTGGCGCTGGTACCGCAACTGGGTAGGAAATGCCGACACCATCACGGCCAAGTATGGACAACGCTGGTACAGA ATTTGGGAGCTTTTCCTCGCTTGGTCCGTCATTGCTTCTCGCCAGGGCAGCGCCACGTGCTTCCAGATTCTTGTGGTGAAGAACCTCAACTCCGTCCACCGCATCAACGGCGTTGGCTCGCAGCACGGCCTTTCTGGAGCTTTGGCCGCCAGCCGTGCAGCTGGCAAGGCTAGTCTCCCCAAGTAA
- a CDS encoding beta-N-hexosaminidase (similar to Neosartorya fischeri NRRL 181 XP_001265620.1) translates to MELKLAVALALGAPTLVWGIQILPPVLDQTLDTSSAGSWNVGSSDRTIYIDNKFASKRDDDGLTLIPPSGYDFATLFREDLAKLTRSNWTLQRVDRLPDRTTSRGILLGSFTGNASSVVYENGNQTSEGYEIHASPTSVFIGGTGARGMWWGTRTVLQYLLSHNGTLPLGRMVDGPAYQTRGFMLDAGRKWYSPAFLKELCSYASFFKMGEFHYHLSDNYPLNRGQNASWQDVYSHFSLLPEDKSLLGIIHGRENETLSRADFADLQRHCAARGVTVIPEIEAPGHCLYLTKWKPHLALPKRDLLNLSHPETIPTVKRIWAEFLPWFESKEVHVGADEYDAKLADVYIHFVNDMSKFIRSKAGKRIRIWGTNEPSENVTIAKDVVIQHWQYGESDPVLLANSGYDVINSEDRWAYTSIKNDHMPILPARYPQFFNETSVLEFAGEPGWQWTPADYNPFNKTMQLPDNSPRNRGAIMAAWNDNGPAASTQLEAYYSMRRGIALVGARSWSGRRGQKLAENQVSPSIDFFSPLAPGQNLDRVLPSHADEPLVSWNRSREDGQHVSLGHGSKGMNYTLTLSATGPFTLTGPDNSLSLGQDGTLVFNSDGWQYPLRAVAEEDALDLDPGHPGRIWENVTTSAHNIVRISTLPAVITIATDVLHGSLAWVNGKFAGRFEVYVYGGRNTRFSWSQMALVAPLENITGTGLQSLSLEGVARLTSNSQKPPPAVTGDAAALVKVGTNLALGVAIMWVLASVI, encoded by the coding sequence ATGGAACTAAAGCTTGCGGTAGCCCTTGCTCTGGGCGCACCTACTCTTGTTTGGGGGATCCAAATACTGCCACCAGTCCTTGATCAAACGCTGGACACGTCGTCGGCTGGTTCGTGGAACGTTGGGTCCAGCGACAGAACAATATACATTGACAACAAATTCGCTTCCAAGAGGGACGACGATGGGTTAACTCTGATTCCGCCGAGCGGCTACGACTTTGCTACCTTGTTCCGGGAAGACCTTGCAAAACTTACACGATCCAACTGGACCTTGCAGCGTGTCGACCGCCTCCCCGATCGCACCACCAGTCGcggcattcttcttggttCCTTTACAGGAAACGCCTCTTCAGTGGTATACGAAAATGGCAACCAGACGTCCGAAGGGTACGAAATACACGCATCGCCCACGAGCGTCTTCATCGGAGGAACAGGAGCTCGTGGGATGTGGTGGGGGACACGTACAGTGCTTCAATATCTGCTCTCACATAATGGAACGCTTCCTCTGGGACGCATGGTTGACGGGCCGGCCTACCAAACACGGGGTTTCATGTTGGACGCAGGACGGAAGTGGTACTCTCCAGCATTTCTCAAGGAGCTCTGCAGTTATGCCTCGTTCTTCAAGATGGGCGAGTTTCACTACCACCTGAGCGACAACTACCCGCTGAATCGAGGGCAAAACGCATCGTGGCAGGACGTCTACTCGCACTTTTCGTTGCTGCCCGAAGACAAGTCTCTGCTGGGCATCATTCACGGCAGGGAAAACGAGACGCTGTCTCGCGCCGACTTTGCCGATTTGCAGCGTCACTGCGCCGCCAGGGGAGTCACTGTCATCCCAGAGATTGAGGCGCCAGGTCACTGCCTGTATCTGACCAAGTGGAAGCCGCACTTGGCATTGCCAAAGCGCGATCTGCTGAACCTTTCACACCCGGAGACGATACCGACCGTGAAGCGCATTTGGGCCGAGTTCCTCCCCTGGTTTGAATCAAAGGAGGTCCATGTCGGAGCGGATGAGTACGACGCCAAGCTGGCGGATGTCTACATCCACTTTGTCAACGACATGTCCAAGTTTATACGTTCCAAGGCTGGCAAGCGAATCCGCATCTGGGGCACCAACGAACCCTCGGAAAAcgtcaccattgccaaggacGTGGTGATTCAGCACTGGCAATACGGAGAATCAGACCCGGTGCTCCTTGCGAACAGCGGATACGATGTCATCAACTCGGAGGACCGCTGGGCATACACGTCCATCAAGAATGACCACATGCCCATCCTGCCGGCACGGTATCCCCAGTTCTTCAATGAAACCAGCGTGCTGGAGTTTGCCGGCGAGCCTGGCTGGCAGTGGACGCCGGCCGACTACAACCCGTTCAACAAGACAATGCAGCTGCCGGACAATTCGCCTCGCAACAGGGGAGCCATCATGGCGGCGTGGAATGACAATGGTCCCGCGGCATCCACGCAGCTCGAGGCGTACTACTCGATGCGGCGGGGAATTGCCTTGGTCGGCGCTCGATCCTGGAGCGGGAGGCGAGGACAGAAGCTTGCTGAGAACCAGGTCTCGCCCAGTATAGACTTCTTCTCGCCGCTTGCGCCTGGCCAAAACCTCGACCGAGTGCTGCCGTCCCATGCTGACGAGCCTTTGGTGTCATGGAACCGGTCCCGCGAGGACGGACAGCATGTTTCCCTCGGCCACGGCAGCAAAGGCATGAACTACACGCTGACATTGTCCGCCACGGGTCCATTCACTCTTACCGGCCCGGACAACTCTCTCTCCCTCGGTCAAGACGGCACCCTCGTCTTCAACTCAGACGGGTGGCAATATCCGCTGCGAGCTGTTGCGGAAGAGGACGCGTTGGACCTCGACCCAGGCCATCCGGGGCGGATCTGGGAGAATGTCACGACCTCGGCGCACAACATTGTGCGAATCTCGACGCTGCCTGCTGTGATTACCATTGCGACTGACGTCCTGCACGgcagcttggcttgggtcAATGGCAAGTTTGCGGGACGCTTTGAGGTATACGTCTATGGCGGTCGCAACACGAGGTTTAGCTGGAGCCAAATGGCATTGGTTGCGCCGCTGGAAAACATTACAGGCACAGGACTGCAGAGCCTTTCTTTAGAAGGAGTCGCTAGACTGACGTCAAATTCACAAAAACCGCCCCCAGCTGTGACCGGAGATGCGGCGGCGTTGGTCAAGGTTGGGACTAATTTGGCACTCGGTGTTGCCATCATGTGGGTGTTGGCTTCAGTGATTTAG